One window of Lytechinus variegatus isolate NC3 chromosome 2, Lvar_3.0, whole genome shotgun sequence genomic DNA carries:
- the LOC121408793 gene encoding thyroid peroxidase-like — translation MRLVARNIALLIVVSGILTHCYGYLVQHIQHQMRESESVMHWYGADIKERQERSAQSPDDLRELCEELGYYIKPETCRVSTLKNYPSADGSCNNLLHPSWGKAGIPLRRYLPSEYGDGIGSLHEAEGGRKLPSTRKISNTVVGNNSVLVPRLNAMAMQFGQLVDHDVGHAPIHPNMCGCETKQHCIPIEVPADDPIFRIRCIPLSRSKTVPGPECDVDKPWEQMNQITTFIDGSILYGSSASAQADLRAPGGLLRFRQNPYNESLKPFLPDDEENVQCNGRDSEFPCGKAGDKRAAVQPGQSALHTIFMRYHNQIAEQLSEMNSHWDGEQVFLETRKIVTSILQHITYNEYLPVTLGADLMREHRLTVGSGNPYRGYRSGLDPSMPNIFATAAFRMGHSQISSNMTRVNVHYKEVYDPIQLRLAFFNGSAIHDVQNGGTDSIVLGMLVEPLEKIDRFFSEDVTRFLFADPLNSFGLDLVAINTQRGRDHGLPGYKKWRTFCGLPDVSSFHELSDVMATDTIDALKKAYTHVDDIDAFIGMVVEEPIDGALVGPTVGCILGKHFYNLKFGDRFWYENPTGTVLTPNQRESIRRMTLARVICETLDDIDTIQPFVFHVADEKQGGIESFADYSATHDYPDEAGGIPGFSNARVSCKDLNTIPHLDLNPWREIKETSNCGSSKREEKKDE, via the exons ATGAG gTTAGTGGCAAGAAATATCGCCCTGTTAATAGTGGTGTCTGGTATCCTTACACATTGCTACGGTTACCTTGTACAGCATATTCAGCATCAGA TGCGAGAATCCGAGTCGGTGATGCATTGGTATGGTGCGGATATCAAGGAAAGGCAAGAAAGATCAGCACAATCACC AGATGATCTACGAGAATTGTGTGAGGAATTGGGTTATTACATCAAGCCAGAGACGTGTAGGGTGTCGACCTTGAAGAATTACCCATCTGCCGATGGCTCATGTAACAATCTCCTGCATCCATCATGGGGCAAGGCAGGCATCCCACTCAGGAGATATCTCCCATCAGAGTACGGAGACg GGATTGGATCCTTGCATGAAGCTGAAGGAGGTAGGAAATTGCCAAGTACAAGAAAAATATCGAACACCGTCGTTGGAAACAACTCCGTCCTAGTCCCACGGCTTAACGCTATGGCAATGCAGTTTGGACAACTGGTCGACCACGACGTGGGCCATGCACCAATTCATCCAA ATATGTGTGGTTGTGAGACAAAACAACACTGCATCCCTATCGAGGTGCCAGCCGATGATCCAATCTTCCGTATCCGCTGCATCCCCCTCTCCCGCTCCAAGACCGTTCCAGGACCAGAATGTGATGTAGACAAGCCCTGGGAACAAATGAATCAGATCACAACTTTCATCGATGGGTCCATTCTATACGGATCGTCGGCCAGTGCACAGGCCGATCTCCGAGCTCCTGGAG GTCTCTTGAGATTTCGTCAGAACCCATATAACGAATCCCTCAAGCCATTCTTGCCAGACGATGAAGAAAACGTTCAATGTAATGGTCGAGATTCTGAGTTTCCCTGCGGTAAGGCCGGTGATAAACGTGCCGCGGTTCAACCAGGGCAATCCGCTCTTCATACTATCTTCATGCGGTACCACAACCAAATCGCCGAGCAACTCAGTGAGATGAATTCGCACTGGGATGGAGAACAAGTCTTCCTTGAAACCCGGAAGATCGTCACCTCGATTCTCCAACACATAACGTACAACGAATATCTACCGGTAACGCTCGGCGCTGACCTCATGAGGGAGCATCGGTTGACCGTCGGTAGTGGTAATCCTTACCGCGGTTACCGGTCAGGACTCGATCCTAGCATGCCCAACATTTTCGCCACAGCAGCATTCCGGATGGGACACAGTCAGATCTCTTCCAACATGACCCGCGTGAACGTCCATTACAAAGAGGTGTACGATCCCATTCAACTACGTTTAGCATTCTTCAACGGGAGCGCAATACATGACGTTCAAAATGGCGGCACAGATAGCATTGTACTTGGAATGCTGGTCGAACCACTGGAGAAGATAGATCGGTTCTTTAGTGAAGACGTCACACGGTTCTTGTTTGCCGATCCACTCAACAG CTTTGGGTTAGATTTGGTAGCCATCAACACACAACGCGGTCGAGACCATGGACTCCCGGGATATAAAAAGTGGCGTACATTCTGTGGTCTGCCAGATGTCTCGTCTTTTCACGAACTCTCCGATGTGATGGCAACGGACACCATCGATGCTTTGAAGAAAGCGTACAC ACATGTTGATGACATTGATGCATTTATCGGAATGGTGGTTGAAGAGCCCATCGACGGTGCTCTAGTGGGTCCAACAGTAGGTTGCATTCTGGGAAAGCATTTCTACAATCTCAAATTCGGCGATCGTTTCTGGTACGAGAATCCGACCGGTACAGTTCTTACACCAA ATCAAAGGGAGTCTATTCGTCGGATGACGCTGGCTAGGGTAATCTGTGAAACCTTGGATGACATCGACACTATTCAACCATTTGTATTCCATGTTGCCGATGAAAAACAAGG GGGCATCGAGTCCTTTGCCGATTACAGTGCTACGCACGATTATCCGGACGAAGCAGGAGGAATTCCTGGTTTCAGCAACGCACGTGTGAGCTGTAAGGACTTAAATACCATCCCGCATCTGGACTTAAATCCCTGGAGGGAGATCAAGGAGACATCTAACTGTGGATCTTCcaagagagaagagaagaaagatgAATAG